The segment CGTATATTAAAACACGTTATGATAAGTGAGAACCGCGTGGAGTTATCTTATTCCGCTTGAAATGTGTGCTTCGTGTTCAGTCATTTAGTTTagtgtttgtttacttttatGTGTTTTGTTATTGTTATATGTCAAAACAGTTTTGCCACCTAAACCCTAGTAGGTGTTGGTTATTGATCATAGAGGAAATACAATAGCATGGTTGACGGCGATTGGTAATTCTGACTTTAGGGGTGGGCGGATCCGCGGATGGGCGATGGGCTGTTCGGCTGTTGGTAGTTCGTATCGTATTTTGGTTGTACGGGAGTATGTTCGttctggtttttaaattataattttatttcttatggCCAGCAGCCTAGATCAACAAAAAACGCGGCACAAGCAATTGACATAGAATGCTAACacggtttaaaaaaaatcgcacaaaaatcgcgaaaaatCATCGATAATTAtcgtttttgtaaaaaaaatcgataatatcgtgccgaaaaaatatcgattttaaatatcgatatttttttggcCATGACTATTCCAGAATGACATTTATCCCGTTATATTCACGAATGTTCCAGAACGTACTTAAATAGAACAGTTAATTAACGGCCAAATGAGTTATTATTTcacgatttgaaaaaattctcgAGAAAATTCATGCAGTTTTAAGATGATCGACGCGTTTTCATTAGAATTTGGATAATAATTCGCCGcgaattttgggaattttgctgatttaatGCCGAATTCTTTTTCCTGTGCAACTTACAGgagttcaaattcaaattaaatagatttatGTCGTTACAACCCAGTACAATCTTGAAAATTCTTGATTGCAATTCCGTTTtgcagttaaaaattcaaaattctttgCTCTTGTtacataaaatgtaaaattcttGCTTGTAGAAAAGCCGTTTAATGAATTAGAACAGCTATAATTACCGGCAGAATTGTTAAGAATTATTTCCAGAGTtggaggaattaaaattctttgagagtaaatgatatttttgtgaatttttaacaaattaatcatGGTGTTGGACTGGGTTGACTCAGCAGCTCAACGGAACTGAAGAATTCTGGAAAATTCGCTGCGAAACgttctgatttttataaatcgtAATAGATTCAGGTTCCAAGGCGTGAAATCCagctaaaaatgtttaaaaattcctgatttcgaattttaaaaaaattctttgctcttttctaactcaatttttgaattaaaagaaacttCTTACTTGTTTACAAAagccatttattatttttagtctcTCCAAACAACTTCAACCTCGTCTGTCCGATACCTGGaaccaataaatttcaaaataaaaaatctgataaacAATTCTCGGCATTTTGTCTCTTACCTTTGAGTAATGAACGTGTCTTCCCACCTGGTGGTGACATTGGCCCTGAACATCTCGTAGCCGGCCTGGGCGATCATGGCCCCGTTGTCGATGCAGAACCGTTCGTCCGTGGCGAACATGGTCGCGCCTCTTTCCTCGCACATCGTCTTCATCATCGCCTGCAGACGTTCGTTGCACCCGACGCCGCCCACGATCAACGCTTCCGAAGATTCGCAATGGGCCATCGCTCGCTCTGAAATAGAAttatagattattttttttattctcttggTAACAAGGATAATACCATAAAAATTGGCTTGTTTTACACAAAAAGGTAGCGTTAgtaaatttctggaaaattccAGACGGAGCGCATTGTGCATCGCTGccaattttcttggaaaatttttaagtaaaattgtttatttatcttaaatgttgaaagcaaaattaagaattttggcagatgcagatttttattttattttttaattttatcggagttttctaaaaattacccTGCgtttgagattaaaaatagGGAGAACATATTTGTCATTGTAAATACAAACATTaactaatcaaaattaaaattctatagAATTTTTGAAGCTTCAACaaatgaaaactaaatttattggaactgataaataatttaaaacaattaaattgtgttaACAAAGCAATAATTAAGGTTGAACCTAAAATTCTAGAAGTTTCAGCCacgtaaaaatgtttcattaattttaatggagATAAACGGctcgaaaattcaatttctgtcctgttgaaaaataatattggtgATTTCTAAGTTAAATTGTTGTTATCAATCGTCTTAACAACCATATATTGCATGTATTTAAATgttgtttacaaatttgaattttcacggAAAATATAACAGTTTTGGCtagtataaatatttaattgtgattaatttaatccatttttttaggattttttttatttttaaaatagggagaacattatttactttggtaaataaaaattaagctattcagaattaaaattctattgaatttttgaagctTTAATGAAtgttaacttaatttatttgagctgatcaaagattaaaaaaatattttgtacaaaaaactaaaatttctgccggtttcaatatttaattaatttaaacggaGAAGAACGGcgtgttaatttaatttctgtttatccagctgttgaaaaataatattggtaAATTGTTTTGGTCGATTGTCTCATCTTGAACGACCTAAtttaagcatttaattttaatgttggttgcaaatttgaattattgacaGAAAATATAGCAGTTTTGGCTAGAATACATAAATTCTTTtgatgtatttaattttttacgaaggtttaaaaatgtaaaatagggagaacattaattattttggtaaataaaaatttagctattcagaattaaaattctattgaATTTTGGAAGCTTAAATGAAtgtaaactaaatttttttgagctgattataataatttacaacaaTTAAAGTATACTAAACAGCAACACTCAAGAGTAAACataaaattctagaaatttcaaccaaataaaattgtttaaataattttagcggAGATGAacggctttttaatttaatttctgtagTTTCagctgttgaaaaaaaattaatggtaatttttaagcttaattgttttttactgtaTGTATCATTTTTggttgcaaattaaatttttcacggTAAATAGAGTAGTTCTGGccggtttaaatattttaattagatttatttttaaatttatcagagGTTTCTAttttagaatataaaaatggggagaaaatattacttttttttgtaaataaaaatattaaatattcaaaataaaaattacattaaattttacagcttcaacgaatgaaaattgaatatatttgagctgattataattatttgaattaaatggaGCTAAAACAGCAACTTTCAGGAATAAACCAAACAATTCTAGAAATtagatacaaataaaaatgctaaattactTTTGTCTGATTTGATCGgcttgttaatttaatttttgtagtttaagctattgaaaaaaaaatgattattggTAATTTCTAAgttaaattctttttcaacaaccaaattaCAGCACTTTTGTACACATTAGTtactaatttgaattttcacggCAATTGGAGCAGTTTTGGCTGGtataaatatctaaatttgattgattgattattttaatttatttttaacagagaTAAACagcttgttaatttaatttctgtccTTCCagctgttgaaaaaaaataatattgataattttaaagtcaatttgtttttctaacGAACTAATTTAAGCACTTTATTGAAATGTTGgtagcaaatttgaattttaacgtAAAATAGAGCAGTTTTGGctaatacaaatatttaattttgattatttttttaaaggaagtttctaaaaattaccttgttttgtaaataaaaatttagcaactcaaaataacaattacattgaatttttgaagctTCAAGGAAtgaaaactgaatttattgGAGCtgattaatgttttaaaacaatcaaaatattgtGCTAAAACAACGACACTCACGGTTGCACCTAAAAAATCTTAAGTTTcagccaaataaaaatgtttaaatcattttaacagAGATGAAAGGCTTGTTAACTTAATTTCTGTAGTTACAgctgttgaaaaaataatatcggtaatttttaagttaaattgtttttaatgaccTAATATAAGCACTCTTCAGCttcattgatttaaaactgaaattatttgagctgatcataatttaaaataacttaattgaGCTAAAACAGTAACTTTCAAGAATTAGCCaaataattctagaaatttcaacaaataataaatttaaattacttttgacCAATTTGAACAGcttgttgatttaatttctgtcCTTCcagctgttaaaaaataatattaaacgctgataaagcatatttttttaattttctggctttagataattccaaaaaattgGGTTGAGCGAGTTGCTGATTGCTAATAAACTCttggttgaaaataattaataaattctctCACAAAAACTTTCGGTCAGATGAATTTAATGcgaaagaattaaattaaaagttctaAAAATGGCCAacagttgaataaaaaaaatccatctcCTGCCAACCCTGAAAACCAACCTGTTGTTTCGACTAGCATGGCAAAAACAGTTTCCTGCAGCGAATAACACAAATCCTCTGCAGTATATTCTCCAGCCTCGATCAGCTTCGGCGCTTGCTTCTCGATGTGCGAGAGGAGGCCGGAAAAAGAGACGTCCATGCCCTTGACCACGTACGGCAGCTGGTAAAACCGCTTTCCCCTGCacacatttattaatttcaatcctAAACTGtcattttaatactttttggCCGCTTGCTCGATGTTATAGCCAGGACTAGGGTCGTTGGACAGTTTAAGCACCCTGGCAAACCTGTCCAAGCAGTTTCCGACGGCGATGTCGATGGTTTCGCCGAAAATTCTGTACCTCCTCTCAGAATACGCTATAACCTttggtttaaatataaattaaacgcCATTAAATGGtgatttaatggaaaattaccTGAGTATTTCCGCCACTGACGTAGAGCACGGTTGGATTGTTGCTTTTTGTGATTAGCCGGCCCATTTCAAtgtctggaaaaatttaattagtgttTGCATATCTAAATATGAACGAAAACTCACGACCAATGCAGTGGTTGACACCTATGATGGGTTTATTCCACAGCTGGGCCAACGTCCGGGACACGACCGCGACACCGACTAGTGGGGCGCCCATTCCTGGGCCTTTTGTGTAGCAAATCACGTCGATTTCCTCAGGTTTTATCTgcagaaaacaattattagtttaaaaaattaaaatttagttaggTTTTGATTCACGTCAGCCTCCTTTAGCGCTAATTTAATGAGCGGAATGATATTTTCTCTGTGGTGTTTGGCGGTCTCTCTAGGAAGGAAACCTGAAATTAATCGAATTAAAACCATCAGCCgagttttaattcattttatattacCTTCTCCAGGTGGGGTAATGTACGTTCTTCTGGGATTGGCGAGGACGACGCCGTCCTTCATCACGCCGACGCCGATTTTATTGGCACTGCCTTCTAATCCTAGCGCAATCAccattttttcagtttcagaATCAGAAATCTTGTTAAAGCGGCTGGAaagatgtaaacaaacacCAACACATGGCCAAGCAGGGAAACACTCTGGTGGCGACAACCGGAACTACGAAATTATGTAATCTAAAATCAGTGCGTTTCGCGACGTTTGAGGCGAAGAATATTTTCCGCCTAAATCCCCAGAAGGAAAAAAGGCGAAATAAACATTTGACACCGGTTGGAATGCTGGAAAATCTGTTTTTCATCAAGAATTTCTAAATCAAATGCGTAATGCATCGTAGTTCAGATCACCGCCATTAGGTGGCAGGAGCGAGCATTTACGGTAGGGCATGTTTACGTCGATGCGCCCTCTAGGGATAGCAACAGAGCCAGCGCCGACCAATGAGCGCACGTTTCGGTCTCTGCTGAGCCAATGAGCGCGCGTCTCTACGGCCCGCTACCAGCTAGTGCGCTCAGGGTCAAATCACATTTTGCTGGCACACGATAGAAACAAGTCGAATACGGCTGGTCGGCCATATTGCTGTTCGCGCCGTGCTGCGAGTCGCCCGAACCGTCGCCACAGCGGGATACACATGTCAGTGGAGTGAGTGGTGAGTGTCCGCGAGTGACCAGGTCGCGTCCGAGTGCCGTGTTAGTGCGCCGAGCGCGAATCCAGCCGAAATCGCAGGCGTCGCGGGCGCCGTggaagcagccgccgccgccgtcgccgcagAAGCAAGCGCAAGCAGCAGCCCTCAAGGCCTTGGCATTTTCTTGCGTCGCTCGCTCGGATTCAGTGATCGGCCCTACCGAAATGGATGTGTGAATCGCCGAGTTGTGCGCCCCGCATTATGCCGAATTCGACACCCTCTCGAGCAGGTAGGTCCTTTCGGCTTTTAGCCCTGCGCTCGTCGCCACAGCGGCGCCTCCCACTTTTATCCGCTCTCTGCCAGGGCAGCGGGGGCCTCCGCGGGGGCCGCACGCCCCCGAACACATTCGCACGCAGCCCCAGACCTGCCCCCGGCTGACACAAGAGGGTATCGGGTGTCCGTTCGGCCCCGAGGAAGGTGTCCCAAGGTAATTAATATGCCCGTACGCCGACACAATTAttacgtgtgtgtgtacacacacacactcactcacacacggACACTGAGGATCGGGATTGGGCGGGACGCGGCCGGCGTTGCGGAATAGAATCAcggattttattataattcgcGAATAACAACCCTCACGCCTGTTTAAAGCGCGGAAAGGGGCGGATAATAACCTCCAGAAGACCTTAAGAGACCTGGAAATGGAATTATCGgaaattttggtatttttattcgttggaaatctttaaaaattcgaaaattagggtaaaatgcaaatgtaaTTACCCCCCACGTGCATGGAAAGCGACTAGAATGGACTGAGTGAGAGGGTAATGGCCGCCACCCCCATTTCGTGAAAGTAGGGGAGGACATTTAACGGACTCACCTGAGGTCGTTTCCCCTAGACGCTTTGATTTTCTCACTTTGAAAGAATTAAATCCAGAATTTTGACAAGTAAGGGGAAGTTTTTCAgggcaatattatttttcgggCATTTAATCGtctgttgtttgttttaattccatctaacgattagataaaataatttaatcacgTTACGAAATCGAAAAGTGCTTCGTGAGAATTAATTAGGCCTAATTAgagctgcgtgtgtgtgtctgtctCGAGTCTCGACACTCGGCTGGCCTGCGGTCTGCTTTCCGAGTTTCCGTTCCGAGCCCTGAGGAAAAGTGGGTGCGCGTCGAGTGGAAAAAATCGAAGCGGGCGAGTTGCGCGCGGCCGCGACGACGAAATTGTGCCAAGAGCGAGCGGTCCTTTGCAAATTtatgccggccggccggccccAACGTCTGCGGCGGCGGGAAAATCTGCAAGGGAGATGGACAGCGGTGCGAAACTGGGTTAGCAGCCACTTGGAAATTCGTAAATATTGCTATTATTGCAGCCCCACCGGCCACGTGAGTGCTCAAATCgagttttctaatttatttccagctcAAGTCGGTGTTTTTGTTGTATTAATTTGGTTATTTGACTATTTACACCTGAAAAGCCTCCCCTCTCCTTTTAATTCCTGTCCTTAAACCCTTCTCTGAATCTCTGCGATGAttcgaattattattaatgtattttcaagggattcaattaaatttatttaaatacccTGAGTCCCCTCCcctattttgaattgaatattttatataaattcaataattttaaccatttcgAACCCGGAATTAGATCAAAGGCTGGAGCCCATCCACCTATCCTAACAAAGTTAATGTTTGCTCAGGTGCATGTGTCAATTTAGGATTTGTTCCACCTGAAAACTCCCCTCTTCTTCTATTTCCGGTCCCTAAAACCAATCCTGGGATGattcgaattaattatttatctgcatgggtcttttttattaaaaaataaaatttataaaaatacccTGAGTAACCTCCcctattttttgtcaaatattttgaaaaaatctaaatttttcgaATGATTTTTGATagtatttgaattaatattaaaattattaatattaatttaatacccTGAGCTCCCTcccctaatttaaatttgaattttcattaaattgaactaaattaaacatttaaaacgtGGATTTAGGTCAAAGGCTTGAGTCCACCCACCAATTGAAACAAATGTTTACTGATGAGGCGTTTTTAAAGCGACTCAGCTAATTGCATTGCAGATTTCCGACCGTCCCGAAATAATCTCAAATCCAGCATTAAATCTGGCGACAGAATAAAACGAAACAAGGGACCCTTTGTCCGTGTGACACAGGAACCGCACGTCAGGCGTTTAATTTCACTGCTGAGTGTAATCACAATCCGTTGCTGCGTATCTGAAACTTATTTCAAAAGGTGACGTCACACTGGAagtattttctattttcgatAAAGAATTTAATGGAGCGGCTCGtcgattgattttttcttttaaaaaaaatcgccgAGCCGAATGAGGCGCAAAAAAGGAAAGTCAAGGCTGCCGTAAGAACGCGGCGGCAGCAGTTTGTTCGTTGCATAAGCCTCCGCCAACTGCCGAGAAATTccattatgcaaatttctcCGTGTATCTCTTTCGAATTTCGcgagcagagagaaagagcatgGCGCACTTCCTCTCTTGCCGCTAATTAAATCGGTGGAAATTAGCCGAGCGCGCCCACGGCCGCGAATTAAAGCCAGGCAAGCTAATCATCGACTTTTCCAAGGCGACTGCTGCGAAATTGCATTCTCGCCATCGCTCGATTACTATACTTATTGTTTTTCTTCCAATTGGAATTTCCAGCTGACTGTTTACTCGCTGGCCAGACTAAACAGACCGTTTTCGTCCAGATTAAAGGCTAAACAAGGAGAATAATTGATGCTCTGTCGACACATTTCGTAATGTGAACGAAACGAcggcttgaaaaataaattctaagaGTTTTGAaccaaaagatttaatttttatctcttttagaACCTAAAATttggagttaaaaatttttcatgtCGTTTTTACTtaagttttattgaaataaaaattaattttcgaataaAAACCTCGAaataaatgctggaaatttGTCTAAATGATgtcattgatttatttaaaatatttaccaacaaaaaattatgacaaaaaaatcaggaataattttttaacatttttaacggCGAAGgaagtaaagaaataaatatttatcgctgtttggaaacaaaaagcgaCGCGAATAATGAACAGCGGCGTTTACGTTTGCGGGAACAATGCGTGGCGCGCCGAaaattctttctctttctttctttctttctttctttcttcgcGACTTTGGCACACAATGAGTTGCATCAGCGCACAAAACAGCGTGCTTGCCCAATAATTCGACGCCGATTGTTTCCTCTTCTCGCAGCCTAACGGCACCGATAAAACCGACTTTCCACCGGAAAAGCCGGGCACGTCGCCTGTGAATAGCTGCTGCCTCCCC is part of the Cloeon dipterum chromosome 1, ieCloDipt1.1, whole genome shotgun sequence genome and harbors:
- the Tcs3 gene encoding tRNA N6-adenosine threonylcarbamoyltransferase, translating into MVIALGLEGSANKIGVGVMKDGVVLANPRRTYITPPGEGFLPRETAKHHRENIIPLIKLALKEADIKPEEIDVICYTKGPGMGAPLVGVAVVSRTLAQLWNKPIIGVNHCIGHIEMGRLITKSNNPTVLYVSGGNTQVIAYSERRYRIFGETIDIAVGNCLDRFARVLKLSNDPSPGYNIEQAAKKGKRFYQLPYVVKGMDVSFSGLLSHIEKQAPKLIEAGEYTAEDLCYSLQETVFAMLVETTERAMAHCESSEALIVGGVGCNERLQAMMKTMCEERGATMFATDERFCIDNGAMIAQAGYEMFRANVTTRWEDTFITQRYRTDEVEVVWRD